The following DNA comes from Cryptosporangium phraense.
CCGGTGATCACCGAAGACAACCTCGTCGTGAACATCGACACGGTGATCTACTTCCAGGTCACCGACCCGCGGGCCGCGACCTACGAGATCGCGAACTACATCCAGGCGATCGAGCAGCTCACGGTCACCACGCTCCGGAACGTCATCGGTGGCCTGAACCTCGAGGAGACGCTGACCAGCCGCGATCAGATCAACGGTCAGCTGCGCGGGGTGCTCGACGAGGCGACCGGCAAGTGGGGCATCCGGGTCAACCGGGTCGAGCTGAAGGCGATCGACCCGCCGCACTCGATCCAGGACTCGATGGAGAAGCAGATGCGCGCCGAGCGTGACCGGCGGGCCGCGATCCTGAACGCCGAGGGCGTCAAGCAGTCGCAGATCCTCACCGCCGAGGGCGAGAAGCAGTCGGCGATCCTCCGGGCCCAGGGTGACCGGGAGGCGCGGGTCCTGCAGGCCGAGGGCCAGGCGCGGGCGATCGAGACCGTGTTCGCGGCGATCCACGCCGGGAACCCGGACGAGAAGCTGCTGTCGTACCAGTACCTGCAGATGCTGCCGCAGATCGCGCAGGGCAGCGCGAACAAGGTGT
Coding sequences within:
- a CDS encoding SPFH domain-containing protein; translated protein: MDAAVLIVVAVIILLVLFVLGRAVRIIPQARAAVVERLGRYSRTLSPGLTVVVPVIDKVRPLIDLREQVVSFPPQPVITEDNLVVNIDTVIYFQVTDPRAATYEIANYIQAIEQLTVTTLRNVIGGLNLEETLTSRDQINGQLRGVLDEATGKWGIRVNRVELKAIDPPHSIQDSMEKQMRAERDRRAAILNAEGVKQSQILTAEGEKQSAILRAQGDREARVLQAEGQARAIETVFAAIHAGNPDEKLLSYQYLQMLPQIAQGSANKVWIVPAELNKALEGFGRAFVPPAGAPSQNGLPPKAPTAPVPPAPPAPPAVATPEQTAAAEAAAEAAAREAQQAVNDAASSTPGGERPL